A part of Paenibacillus sp. IHBB 10380 genomic DNA contains:
- a CDS encoding alpha/beta fold hydrolase, whose protein sequence is MSVLLIVLGGLLILMVCLVLFVQYKKKKKANQIRISPMSKGIDCREFVTIGGISQYLHHRGEDIDNPVMLFLHGGPGEPILPFAQEFQIPWEKRVTVVHWDQRNSGKTYFNNDPKQVAPTTTVDRIVQDTYEIVEYLKNKYHKEKIIILGHSWGSVLGSLFSKKYPELVQAYIGVGQVVNMIDNERVGYEKVLESAKEAGNDNDYQALLRLKPYPPLAFDDEMIRKLTKARKFQRKYKLSAGPTIELIINALCSPFYTLKDMSYFFISGAFGDGQRHIWKYLMESFDLSSMGATFEIPVFYIHGERDWQTPYPLAQEFFSTIQAPLKLFYSIPDAGHIAMLDRKEKFNEALFDILERTNVMATAK, encoded by the coding sequence ATGAGCGTTTTATTAATAGTTTTAGGTGGATTGCTTATATTAATGGTTTGCTTGGTTTTGTTTGTCCAGTACAAGAAAAAGAAGAAGGCAAATCAAATTCGGATTAGCCCCATGAGTAAAGGCATTGATTGCAGAGAATTCGTAACCATCGGGGGCATTTCGCAATATTTGCATCATCGGGGCGAGGACATTGACAATCCTGTGATGCTGTTTTTGCATGGCGGCCCGGGAGAGCCTATACTGCCGTTTGCCCAAGAGTTTCAGATCCCTTGGGAGAAACGTGTCACGGTCGTACATTGGGATCAAAGAAACAGCGGCAAAACCTATTTCAATAATGATCCGAAACAAGTTGCGCCAACAACCACGGTTGACCGTATCGTACAGGATACTTATGAAATTGTGGAATATTTGAAAAATAAGTATCACAAAGAGAAGATTATCATTTTGGGACATTCATGGGGCTCGGTGCTAGGCAGCCTGTTCAGTAAAAAATATCCGGAGCTTGTGCAGGCTTATATCGGCGTAGGGCAGGTTGTCAATATGATTGACAATGAACGCGTCGGCTATGAAAAAGTACTGGAATCGGCGAAAGAAGCGGGAAACGACAACGATTATCAAGCTCTTCTTCGTTTGAAACCTTACCCTCCGCTCGCATTCGATGACGAAATGATCAGGAAACTTACGAAGGCTCGAAAATTTCAAAGAAAATATAAGTTATCGGCCGGTCCTACAATAGAGCTTATCATCAATGCTTTATGTTCACCGTTTTATACTCTCAAGGATATGAGCTATTTTTTCATCTCCGGAGCATTTGGCGACGGACAGCGTCATATTTGGAAATATTTAATGGAATCGTTCGATCTGTCGTCTATGGGTGCTACATTTGAAATACCTGTCTTTTATATACATGGCGAGCGGGACTGGCAAACACCCTATCCACTGGCACAGGAATTCTTTTCAACAATACAAGCGCCGCTCAAGCTGTTTTACTCCATTCCGGATGCGGGTCATATTGCCATGCTTGACCGGAAGGAGAAATTCAACGAGGCGTTATTTGATATTTTGGAGCGAACGAATGTTATGGCGACGGCCAAGTGA
- a CDS encoding TetR/AcrR family transcriptional regulator, whose protein sequence is MPKIVTEHEKEMVREAMYTKGIELIRKKGVKRVTVEDITNATNIGKGSFYSYYNSKEELLYTIIKKSENRMFEKVESVLSEKIKLKERLIKALKEIYLAADSIVLYVSPSDIEYLLRKLPDEAADWEALKSNDYFSRTLSLCGIDESGCEIDVLAYLMNALHFMGSTDMPFGERGREKALDILVHSIADYMAGGAKQ, encoded by the coding sequence ATGCCTAAGATTGTCACCGAACATGAAAAAGAAATGGTGAGAGAAGCGATGTATACAAAAGGGATTGAACTGATTCGCAAAAAAGGCGTAAAGCGGGTTACTGTGGAGGATATCACCAATGCGACAAATATCGGTAAAGGTTCCTTTTACTCGTACTACAATTCCAAAGAAGAACTCCTCTATACGATTATCAAAAAGAGCGAGAATAGAATGTTTGAGAAAGTAGAGTCCGTTTTGTCCGAAAAAATAAAATTGAAAGAAAGACTTATAAAGGCATTGAAGGAAATCTATCTGGCAGCGGACAGTATTGTTCTCTACGTTTCTCCATCGGATATAGAGTATCTGCTTCGTAAGCTTCCAGATGAGGCGGCAGACTGGGAAGCATTAAAATCTAACGACTATTTTAGCAGGACGCTGTCGCTTTGCGGCATTGACGAATCGGGATGCGAGATTGATGTGCTTGCATATCTAATGAATGCGCTCCATTTTATGGGTTCGACAGATATGCCTTTTGGTGAGCGGGGAAGAGAGAAGGCTTTGGATATACTCGTTCATTCCATTGCCGATTACATGGCGGGGGGAGCCAAGCAATGA